In Geminocystis sp. NIES-3709, a single genomic region encodes these proteins:
- a CDS encoding IS5 family transposase, with translation MKLERIKKLKPEKFKRRFGVKKETYNLLVEIVKKEQNNHKRGRKSKLTVSEQILVTLEYLREYRTYFHISEYWNISESTVCRTVHKIEKILLKSGYFSLGGKKELIKKENEIKAVLIDVTEIAIERPKKRQKIYYSGKKKEHTFKAQLVVNKDTLEIICYVNGRGREHDFKIFKNSRLPLSEKIKCLVDKGYQGIEKIHKLSEIPKKKTKKRKLTQEEKRKNRELNRQRIVIEHVNRKLKIFRILSEKYRNKRKRFGLRFNLIAGIYNYEIVKKDIAII, from the coding sequence ATGAAACTTGAGAGAATAAAAAAATTAAAGCCAGAAAAGTTTAAAAGGAGATTTGGAGTAAAAAAAGAAACCTATAATCTTTTAGTAGAAATAGTCAAAAAAGAACAAAACAATCACAAAAGAGGAAGGAAAAGCAAATTAACAGTGTCCGAGCAGATTTTAGTAACCTTGGAATATTTGAGAGAATATCGAACTTATTTTCACATATCAGAGTACTGGAATATCTCAGAATCAACGGTTTGTAGAACAGTTCATAAAATTGAAAAAATCTTGCTCAAATCAGGTTATTTTTCCCTAGGTGGTAAAAAAGAATTGATAAAAAAAGAGAATGAAATTAAGGCAGTATTAATAGATGTTACTGAAATAGCAATCGAAAGACCAAAAAAAAGACAAAAAATTTACTATAGTGGCAAAAAGAAGGAACATACATTTAAAGCACAATTAGTAGTTAATAAAGATACCTTGGAAATAATTTGTTATGTAAATGGACGAGGAAGAGAACATGATTTTAAAATTTTTAAAAACAGTAGATTACCATTAAGTGAAAAAATAAAGTGTTTAGTAGACAAAGGTTATCAAGGTATAGAAAAAATTCATAAATTAAGCGAAATACCAAAAAAGAAAACAAAAAAAAGAAAGTTAACCCAAGAAGAAAAAAGAAAAAATAGAGAGTTAAATCGACAAAGAATCGTAATTGAACATGTAAATAGAAAACTTAAAATATTTAGAATACTATCAGAAAAATATAGAAATAAAAGAAAAAGATTTGGGTTAAGATTCAACTTAATTGCGGGAATTTATAACTATGAAATAGTGAAAAAAGACATAGCTATTATTTAA
- a CDS encoding serine/threonine-protein kinase, with amino-acid sequence MIISYCVNPDCSEPKNHPKLKQCNACGSNLILNHRYRAIKMLGKGGFGATFVGVDLTVVGNPLCVIKQLRPMAEDAQAVNTAISLFEREAKTLGKINHPQIPKLMDYFVDNDRFYLIQELINGQNLQREVKTTGVYGELALRRFLEDITPILKYLHSERVIHRDIKPANILRQKKDEKLVLIDFGAVKDQVNTQLAKTFGQTALTKFSVGTMGYAPPEQLAMRPIYSSDIFALGATCVYLVTGKSPKNFAIDPDTGKLLWQENVNISSALTKVIDKMLAQDTKERYKTVDELIEALNLQPFQQSLSQNINKTPSSQHNVKDSNMGDVTMADATNSQLSQTLSATARLEKAIQDRKSNNANKIASIKWDTEKFLTAFNNGKKDFSDQNLQGLNLVGGKLNKCIFRYSQLQGAIFTEASLSQANFYGADLSNADLTNTNLVQTYFSKSNLENADLKGANLGSADLTNANLTNANLCGANLKNAKVNQQQLKSAKVNWNTILPDGSRRWWKMF; translated from the coding sequence ATGATTATTAGCTACTGTGTAAATCCTGATTGTAGTGAACCCAAAAATCACCCAAAATTAAAACAATGTAATGCTTGTGGTTCTAATTTAATCCTTAACCATCGTTATCGGGCTATTAAAATGTTAGGAAAAGGGGGTTTTGGAGCGACTTTTGTTGGAGTTGACTTAACAGTGGTAGGTAATCCTCTATGTGTAATTAAGCAGTTACGACCTATGGCAGAAGATGCTCAAGCCGTAAATACCGCTATTAGTTTGTTTGAAAGAGAAGCCAAAACTTTAGGTAAAATTAATCATCCTCAAATTCCTAAATTAATGGATTACTTTGTTGATAACGATCGATTTTATCTAATTCAAGAATTAATTAATGGTCAAAATTTACAAAGAGAAGTCAAAACCACAGGAGTTTATGGAGAATTAGCTTTAAGACGCTTTTTAGAAGACATCACTCCCATTCTTAAGTATCTACACTCGGAAAGAGTTATTCACAGAGATATTAAACCAGCGAATATCTTACGACAAAAAAAAGATGAAAAGTTAGTATTAATTGATTTTGGAGCAGTAAAAGATCAAGTTAACACCCAATTAGCAAAAACTTTTGGACAAACAGCCTTAACTAAATTTTCCGTCGGTACAATGGGTTATGCACCCCCTGAACAATTAGCTATGCGTCCTATTTATTCTAGTGATATTTTTGCTTTAGGGGCAACTTGTGTTTATTTGGTAACGGGTAAATCTCCGAAAAATTTTGCGATCGATCCAGATACAGGAAAATTACTCTGGCAAGAAAATGTTAACATCAGTTCAGCGTTAACTAAAGTTATTGACAAAATGTTAGCACAAGATACCAAAGAACGTTATAAAACTGTCGATGAATTAATTGAAGCCCTTAATCTCCAACCCTTTCAACAAAGTTTAAGTCAAAATATTAATAAGACTCCCTCCTCTCAACATAATGTGAAAGATTCCAACATGGGGGATGTGACAATGGCTGATGCAACCAATAGTCAGTTAAGCCAAACTTTATCCGCAACTGCAAGACTAGAAAAGGCAATTCAAGACAGAAAGAGTAATAATGCCAATAAGATAGCATCTATTAAATGGGATACAGAAAAATTTCTCACAGCTTTTAACAACGGTAAAAAAGATTTTAGTGATCAAAATTTACAAGGGTTAAACTTAGTGGGTGGTAAATTAAATAAATGTATTTTTCGTTATTCTCAGTTACAAGGAGCTATTTTTACAGAAGCAAGTTTATCTCAAGCTAATTTTTATGGTGCAGACTTAAGTAATGCCGACTTAACCAATACTAATTTAGTGCAAACTTATTTTTCTAAAAGCAATTTGGAAAACGCCGATTTAAAGGGGGCAAATTTAGGAAGTGCAGATTTAACCAATGCTAATTTAACTAATGCTAATTTATGTGGTGCAAATCTAAAAAATGCCAAGGTAAATCAACAACAATTAAAATCTGCTAAGGTAAATTGGAATACTATTTTACCTGATGGTAGTCGTCGTTGGTGGAAAATGTTTTAA
- a CDS encoding serine/threonine-protein kinase, whose amino-acid sequence MSVIYCLNPHCDNPQNDTKTKKCRSCQSDLILHKRYVAIKKIGRGGFGTTYLAVDMAQKNQYCVVKQLELSANNPEAHRTALDLFAREAKTLAKLDHKQIPKLLDYFEENEQFYLIQDFVLGKDLEKEIKKGGIYQESSAKQFLRKMLPVLQYIHSQKVIHRDIKPGNILREKQTNQLYLIDFGAVKEQASTQLMNQNPQSAFTKISVGTMGFAPPEQLAMRPVYSSDVYALGATCIYLLTGKAPKDLCDNNTGELAWEKHTNVTANFAKVLNKMLELDVRKRFISADEVIKALDLVPYEQELAGGMVNLSSAKDTLNRDTITDEDDEVTIASSTSQNLAEAIRKRKEKQGSNTPPPKASNVLPPSQAKVQLTPEVIVQDYRQGNRNFSQQILSELDLQGLKLAGASFSQSKLIGVNLQKANLYRTNFYNANLAQANLKEANLQRAELYRANLKNADLQGADLTNANLTSAILREANLGGANLKGAKVDEEQLKSAKTNWRTVLPDGKRKWW is encoded by the coding sequence ATGAGCGTTATTTATTGCCTCAACCCCCACTGTGACAACCCACAAAATGATACCAAAACCAAAAAATGCCGAAGTTGTCAATCGGACTTAATTCTTCATAAGCGTTATGTCGCTATCAAAAAAATTGGTAGGGGTGGTTTTGGCACAACATATTTGGCTGTGGACATGGCACAAAAAAATCAATATTGTGTAGTTAAGCAGTTAGAATTGTCAGCGAATAATCCTGAAGCCCATCGTACTGCTTTGGATTTGTTTGCCAGAGAAGCGAAAACTTTAGCAAAATTGGATCATAAACAAATACCCAAACTATTAGACTACTTTGAAGAAAACGAACAATTTTATCTGATTCAAGATTTTGTTTTAGGTAAAGACTTAGAAAAAGAAATCAAAAAAGGTGGTATTTATCAAGAAAGTTCAGCTAAACAGTTTCTCCGTAAAATGTTGCCTGTTTTACAATATATTCACTCTCAAAAAGTTATTCACCGAGACATCAAGCCCGGAAATATATTACGAGAAAAACAAACTAATCAACTATACTTAATTGATTTTGGGGCAGTAAAAGAACAAGCTAGTACTCAATTAATGAATCAAAATCCTCAAAGTGCCTTTACCAAAATTTCTGTAGGTACCATGGGATTTGCACCTCCCGAACAATTAGCTATGCGTCCAGTCTATTCTAGTGATGTTTACGCTTTGGGAGCTACCTGTATCTATTTATTGACGGGAAAAGCGCCAAAAGATTTATGTGATAATAATACTGGAGAATTGGCTTGGGAAAAACACACCAATGTTACCGCAAACTTTGCCAAAGTGTTAAATAAAATGTTGGAATTAGATGTCCGTAAACGTTTTATTTCGGCTGATGAAGTAATTAAGGCTTTGGATTTAGTACCCTATGAGCAAGAATTAGCTGGTGGCATGGTAAATTTGAGTTCAGCTAAAGATACTCTTAATAGAGATACAATTACAGATGAAGATGATGAAGTTACGATCGCCAGTTCCACCTCTCAAAATCTAGCGGAAGCCATTAGAAAAAGAAAAGAAAAACAAGGAAGTAATACACCCCCCCCAAAAGCATCAAATGTTTTGCCTCCTTCCCAAGCAAAAGTTCAACTAACTCCAGAAGTGATTGTTCAAGATTATCGTCAAGGAAACCGTAATTTTAGCCAACAAATATTAAGCGAACTAGATTTACAAGGATTAAAATTAGCAGGGGCTAGTTTTTCCCAAAGTAAATTAATCGGTGTAAATTTACAAAAAGCCAATCTTTACCGTACTAATTTTTATAATGCCAACTTAGCTCAAGCCAATCTTAAAGAAGCAAATTTGCAGAGGGCGGAATTATATCGAGCTAACCTTAAAAACGCTGATTTACAGGGAGCGGATTTAACAAATGCCAATCTAACCAGTGCTATTTTAAGAGAAGCCAATTTAGGAGGAGCGAACTTAAAAGGAGCAAAAGTTGATGAAGAACAATTAAAAAGTGCTAAAACTAATTGGCGTACAGTTTTGCCTGATGGTAAACGAAAATGGTGGTAA
- a CDS encoding SpoIIE family protein phosphatase, giving the protein MFPKFQFRSITHRLIFGCIVAALLIYSLSYSQMRQVVQSGVVTWMTDVAQSRIDSVAVEIEGILESVQKNSEFVIDSFGSREFDQDSILSIHRLMAEQSIIKTFAIGRFSEVNREYDQLFGLRRNFQTLTELKSNDSIDLLNSCHSNSSHVWLTSKSQNLIYCHHLNSNQTKIPQLNVAIEISLDWLEPLVIRKLNVVDKINHFPIGEPFVIDLSKHQWLVSPSKNIRSLSWFSPEYSTVPEFKSKKNTSQIFTDSQGTLIFTILPKTFWALGIAISEKQMTLFRQNYLWTIILSMTKDMILMCLVIFFISRQTTKSLRALIVSTENIAQGNLNTILPITRQRDEVGRLTKAFHHMLLALKTYIQELQETTAAKQKMESELSIAAQIQRSMIPSIKVIDGSNLDYEISALFQPARLVGGDLYDFFSLGDDRLCIIIGDVADKGVPAALLMARTVTLIRTVTKMTDIPQKILQAVNHELCIDNEECLFVTLFCAVLDLKTGILNYASGGHDTPLLLREGKVNFLELETGPPLGIEEDAFYPEHRYLLKPHDLIVLYTDGITEAMNIEGEFFSSERLIDLLRNNSFYNPARVIYAIEYYHQQFIKEAPQSDDLTLLVLQYHPSNPFFQEINVLQWKITINKELTELDRVKPQIGYMLQKEFITVESIQDTQLIVEEILVNIINYGDNEDPYVIDLEFEIRDKTLTIIFQDSGKPFNPLTEIDPPDLSMDDEREEGGLGFYLVKELAQEIDYIYRNGKNILTIHQNITKKM; this is encoded by the coding sequence ATGTTCCCTAAGTTTCAATTTAGAAGTATAACCCATCGTTTGATCTTTGGTTGTATTGTTGCGGCTTTATTGATTTATAGTTTGTCTTACTCGCAAATGCGTCAGGTTGTACAATCTGGAGTCGTTACTTGGATGACTGATGTAGCTCAATCTCGAATTGATTCAGTAGCGGTGGAAATTGAGGGAATATTAGAATCTGTACAGAAGAATAGTGAATTTGTGATTGATTCTTTTGGGTCAAGGGAATTTGATCAGGATAGCATATTATCAATACATCGATTAATGGCAGAACAGTCAATCATCAAAACCTTTGCTATTGGTCGTTTTTCTGAAGTTAATAGAGAGTATGATCAATTATTTGGTTTGCGTCGCAATTTTCAAACTTTAACAGAATTAAAAAGTAATGACTCGATCGATTTACTCAACTCCTGTCATAGTAATTCATCTCATGTTTGGTTAACTTCTAAATCTCAAAATTTAATTTATTGCCATCACTTAAATTCAAATCAAACAAAAATACCACAACTAAATGTTGCCATAGAGATTAGTTTAGACTGGCTAGAACCCTTAGTCATTCGTAAACTTAATGTAGTCGATAAAATAAATCATTTTCCCATCGGTGAACCTTTTGTGATTGATTTGTCTAAACACCAATGGTTGGTGAGTCCTTCGAAAAACATACGATCATTATCTTGGTTTTCCCCTGAATATAGCACTGTACCTGAGTTTAAATCGAAAAAAAATACTTCTCAAATTTTTACAGATTCTCAAGGCACTCTCATTTTCACCATTTTACCGAAAACATTTTGGGCTTTAGGTATTGCTATTTCTGAGAAACAAATGACATTATTTCGTCAAAACTATCTTTGGACAATTATCTTATCCATGACAAAGGATATGATTTTAATGTGTTTGGTCATTTTTTTTATATCTCGACAGACAACCAAATCTTTACGGGCTTTAATTGTTAGTACAGAAAATATTGCTCAAGGTAATCTTAATACTATATTACCTATTACTCGTCAGCGGGATGAGGTTGGCAGACTCACAAAGGCTTTTCATCATATGCTTTTAGCTTTAAAAACCTATATTCAGGAGTTACAAGAAACCACTGCCGCCAAGCAAAAAATGGAAAGTGAACTATCCATTGCCGCTCAAATACAACGATCGATGATACCGTCAATTAAAGTAATAGATGGTTCTAATTTAGATTATGAAATATCAGCACTATTCCAACCAGCGAGGTTAGTGGGAGGTGATTTATATGATTTCTTTTCTCTCGGAGACGATCGATTATGTATCATTATTGGAGATGTAGCTGATAAAGGAGTACCTGCCGCATTATTAATGGCACGAACAGTAACTCTTATTCGTACTGTTACAAAAATGACAGATATACCCCAGAAAATTTTACAAGCAGTTAATCATGAATTGTGCATCGATAATGAAGAATGCTTATTTGTCACCTTGTTTTGTGCCGTGCTAGATTTAAAAACAGGTATTTTAAACTATGCTAGTGGTGGTCATGACACACCTTTACTGTTACGAGAAGGAAAAGTTAATTTTTTAGAATTGGAAACTGGGCCACCTTTAGGAATAGAAGAAGATGCTTTTTATCCAGAGCATAGATATTTATTGAAGCCTCATGATTTAATTGTACTTTATACTGATGGTATTACCGAAGCCATGAACATCGAAGGAGAATTTTTTTCTAGTGAGCGACTAATAGATCTTCTTAGAAATAATTCATTTTATAATCCTGCACGAGTAATTTATGCCATCGAGTATTATCATCAACAGTTTATCAAAGAAGCCCCCCAATCTGATGATTTAACTTTACTGGTGCTTCAGTATCATCCCTCAAACCCCTTTTTTCAGGAGATTAATGTTTTGCAATGGAAAATTACCATTAATAAGGAATTAACCGAACTCGATCGAGTTAAGCCCCAAATAGGGTATATGCTACAAAAAGAGTTTATCACAGTGGAATCGATCCAAGATACTCAACTTATTGTGGAAGAAATTTTGGTTAACATCATCAATTATGGAGATAATGAAGATCCCTATGTCATTGATTTAGAATTTGAGATTAGAGACAAAACTTTAACAATAATTTTCCAAGATAGTGGTAAACCTTTTAATCCTCTGACAGAAATTGATCCCCCTGATTTATCTATGGATGATGAAAGAGAAGAAGGAGGACTTGGTTTTTATCTAGTTAAAGAGTTGGCACAGGAAATTGATTATATCTATCGTAACGGTAAAAATATATTAACGATCCATCAAAATATTACTAAAAAAATGTAG
- a CDS encoding STAS domain-containing protein, with product MTLEIQSKLTEPTTICIILNGELDAVTTPQLDEFITTKVKTNIKNLIFDLQTLNFVSSAGLRIFAKARKMMKSREGKIYFINPTPQVKKVFDIVKVVPISDVFQSVEELDSYLRKIQSKTTD from the coding sequence ATGACATTAGAAATCCAAAGTAAACTAACTGAACCTACTACTATTTGCATTATTCTTAATGGAGAACTTGATGCCGTCACAACACCTCAACTTGATGAATTTATTACAACTAAAGTGAAGACTAATATCAAGAATCTTATTTTTGATCTTCAAACACTAAATTTTGTTTCTAGTGCCGGATTAAGAATTTTTGCAAAAGCTAGAAAAATGATGAAATCGAGAGAAGGAAAAATTTATTTTATTAATCCTACTCCTCAAGTGAAAAAAGTTTTTGATATTGTGAAAGTTGTACCTATTTCTGATGTTTTTCAAAGTGTTGAAGAATTAGATTCTTATTTAAGAAAAATACAGAGTAAAACTACGGATTAA
- a CDS encoding glycosyltransferase — translation MTNQTKVSVIVPDLSSQGTTRGYTIAQGLQKLGYQVNIFGFLYGEQIYPEPPYALPITYFYGVNLPKFIKTAFDFMTEIDGDILYVIKPQLSSLGIGLVKAWRSKKPIILDIDNWEMGSFGGDDWQYQGNIINDILSSNSALKKPSYPLYIKWLEKSIEKVNGITVSSKFLEYRYGGTYLPNVKDTDLFDPSKFDRTAILGKYGLSDYKILMFTGTAKPDQGIEDILKALDTLNQEDLKLVLVGGNKNQSSYVDDLQKKWGRWIVQILPQPFDGMPEFIAMSHIVMVTPRDSLTTVAKFPFELIEGMAMSKPIIASQVGEIPNILSNTGYLVPPESHTSIELQIKNILNNYSEAQSKGNLARQRCIENYSMDNLTKGLAQIISLIPRM, via the coding sequence ATGACCAATCAAACTAAAGTATCAGTAATCGTTCCCGATTTATCATCTCAAGGTACAACGAGGGGTTACACGATCGCTCAAGGTTTACAAAAATTAGGTTATCAAGTTAATATTTTTGGTTTTTTATATGGTGAGCAAATATATCCAGAGCCTCCTTATGCTTTGCCAATTACCTATTTTTATGGGGTTAATTTGCCTAAATTTATAAAAACGGCATTCGATTTTATGACAGAAATTGATGGAGATATTTTATATGTAATTAAGCCACAATTAAGCAGTTTAGGTATCGGATTAGTTAAGGCATGGCGTAGTAAAAAACCGATAATTTTAGATATTGATAATTGGGAAATGGGAAGTTTTGGTGGCGATGATTGGCAATATCAAGGAAATATAATTAATGATATTTTGTCTAGTAATAGTGCATTGAAAAAACCGAGCTATCCTTTATATATTAAGTGGTTAGAAAAATCGATCGAAAAAGTAAATGGTATCACCGTTAGCAGTAAATTTTTAGAATATCGTTATGGTGGTACTTATCTACCTAATGTGAAAGATACAGATTTATTTGATCCTAGTAAATTCGATCGCACAGCTATTCTTGGTAAATACGGGTTATCCGATTATAAAATATTAATGTTTACAGGTACAGCAAAACCAGATCAAGGAATAGAAGACATCCTGAAGGCTTTAGACACTTTGAATCAAGAAGATTTGAAATTAGTATTAGTGGGCGGTAACAAAAATCAATCATCCTATGTTGATGATTTACAAAAAAAATGGGGACGTTGGATTGTACAAATATTGCCTCAACCCTTTGATGGAATGCCAGAGTTTATCGCCATGAGTCATATTGTCATGGTGACACCAAGAGATAGTTTAACCACCGTTGCAAAATTTCCCTTCGAGTTAATTGAGGGTATGGCTATGTCAAAACCGATTATAGCAAGCCAGGTAGGAGAAATCCCCAATATTTTATCGAATACAGGATATTTAGTTCCACCTGAATCTCATACCTCGATCGAGCTACAAATTAAAAATATTTTGAACAACTATAGCGAAGCCCAGAGTAAAGGTAATTTAGCAAGGCAACGTTGTATAGAGAATTATAGCATGGATAATCTAACTAAGGGTTTAGCACAAATAATTAGTTTGATTCCGAGAATGTAG
- a CDS encoding acetyltransferase has product MSEVANLSPSKEEIGEVITELEQYRERLVNDILQLGKKIKLSQKAVDKNITEHPEIAHIDKMLEQLRSQI; this is encoded by the coding sequence ATGTCAGAAGTAGCGAATCTTTCCCCTTCAAAAGAAGAAATTGGAGAAGTGATTACAGAGTTAGAACAGTATCGAGAGAGACTTGTAAATGATATATTACAGTTAGGTAAAAAAATTAAGTTGTCTCAAAAAGCGGTAGATAAAAATATAACAGAACATCCTGAAATAGCACATATCGACAAAATGTTGGAACAACTTCGTTCTCAGATTTAA
- a CDS encoding HEAT repeat domain-containing protein: MDISQIETKLTSQDFQDRLDAVTALKDYSADVAIPLLIKLKKDQQFLVRSFVAMGLGRKKSPESLATLLEMLKFDADTNVRAEASNSLSFFGEISIPHLQQAFHQDDSWLVRLSILAVFMDFKCPDELFDICLCGIAGDDYTVKETSIRGLGELTSTFKEDSALVELLKMVDDSSWRIRAKVALALGNFSDPKARDALSKLKQDQDIRVVKAVLDATINN, from the coding sequence ATGGATATTAGTCAAATAGAAACTAAATTAACCTCTCAAGATTTTCAAGATAGACTTGATGCTGTTACCGCATTAAAAGATTATTCTGCGGATGTTGCCATTCCATTACTAATAAAACTTAAAAAAGATCAGCAATTTTTAGTTCGCTCTTTTGTTGCTATGGGTTTAGGAAGGAAGAAAAGTCCAGAATCTTTAGCCACTTTATTAGAAATGCTCAAATTTGATGCCGATACAAATGTTCGAGCCGAAGCCTCTAATTCTCTCTCTTTTTTTGGTGAAATTTCTATTCCTCATTTACAACAGGCTTTTCATCAAGATGATAGTTGGTTAGTTCGTCTTAGTATCTTAGCTGTTTTCATGGATTTTAAATGCCCTGATGAATTATTTGACATTTGTCTATGTGGCATTGCAGGGGATGATTATACGGTAAAGGAAACGTCTATTAGAGGTTTAGGGGAATTAACGAGTACTTTTAAAGAAGATTCTGCCTTAGTAGAATTATTAAAGATGGTAGATGATTCCTCTTGGCGTATTCGGGCTAAAGTTGCTTTAGCATTAGGTAATTTTTCTGATCCTAAAGCTAGAGATGCTTTAAGCAAATTAAAACAAGATCAAGATATTCGAGTTGTTAAAGCTGTTCTGGATGCCACAATTAATAATTAA
- a CDS encoding phycobilisome protein — protein MLTERAKQLIPKARIFSTARVKSIYPESVINIFQKADDEGKYLSDINIQEIQNLLPDIEKSLTKSKILRDKVDRIVGRAREKVLISFPSIIEPGGELYPPERALACWRDFWHFLRCISYGIGGEIKEFISQEGLENMELLYQELKVPLPAMILGLENLKYFSLAEFSPEEKNYISPYFDHLINELKKFTNG, from the coding sequence ATGTTAACAGAAAGAGCCAAACAATTAATTCCTAAAGCGAGAATTTTCAGCACGGCTAGGGTAAAAAGTATTTATCCTGAATCGGTAATTAATATTTTTCAAAAAGCTGATGATGAAGGTAAATATTTGAGTGATATTAATATTCAAGAAATACAAAATCTTTTACCCGATATAGAAAAAAGTCTCACCAAAAGCAAAATATTAAGAGATAAAGTCGATCGAATAGTAGGAAGAGCAAGGGAAAAAGTTTTAATTTCTTTCCCTTCTATTATTGAACCGGGGGGAGAATTATATCCTCCCGAAAGAGCGTTAGCTTGTTGGCGAGATTTTTGGCATTTTTTAAGGTGTATCAGCTATGGTATAGGAGGTGAAATAAAAGAATTTATCAGTCAAGAAGGACTTGAAAATATGGAGTTATTATACCAAGAATTAAAAGTTCCATTACCTGCTATGATTTTAGGTTTAGAAAATTTAAAATATTTTAGTTTAGCGGAATTTTCACCGGAAGAAAAAAATTATATTTCTCCTTATTTTGATCATTTAATTAACGAACTTAAAAAATTTACTAATGGATGA